The Coffea arabica cultivar ET-39 chromosome 1e, Coffea Arabica ET-39 HiFi, whole genome shotgun sequence genome has a window encoding:
- the LOC113734804 gene encoding uncharacterized protein isoform X2, producing MVETRRSSSTSKRPLPSPSSPLPKGKRSKAGEASSSTNDSSGEVGIDAAKESGRESREQEVRSADLTDADNLKLSDGEVPEKLPEGQLESEPLVSPMTLGDSVIDLEKTKSIGKVLNRGKKRQMKSKAAAAWGKLLSQFSQNRHVVISNSTFTVGQDRQSDLWVGDPSVSKSLCRLRHISTERGCPVTLLEITGKKGSVQVNGKIYPKNSTVPLSGGDEVVFSSSGKHAYIFQQLTPDNVSGTALPPSVNILESHNGPIKGLHFEARSGDSSAVAVASTLASLSNLRKELSLLPPSSRKDEDVQEGSEMPTLPSTCEVSDNPIVDAEMKDTTDHNDSPVLGEKANVPLSRAANENMNLDSVEIDPVDPEIGKEAAASHDIRFLRMFPRSGAAEFDLSGSISKILDEQREIGELLKDLDPPILTSTRREAFKDVLQQGVIDPNCIEVSFENFPYYLSETTKNVLIASTYIPLKCNKFAKFTSDLPTVCPRILLSGPAGSDIYQEMLTKALAKHFNAKLLIVDSLLLPGGSTVKEVDSVKEGSRPERASVFAKRAAHTAALHLKKPASSVEAEITGGSTLSSQAQPKQESSTASSKTYTFKKGDRVKYMGPLSSGFSPMQTPSRGPSYGYRGKVVLAFEENGASKIGVRFDRSIPEGNDLGGLCEDDHGFFCAADLLRLDTSTDDFDRLAIHELFEVASKESKNSPLILFVKETEKSMMGNPEAYASFKVKLEKLPKNVVVIASHTQTDNRKEKSHPGGLLFTKFGSNQTALLDLAFPDNFGRLHDRGKETPKTMKQLSRLFPNKVTIQIPQDESMLSDWKQQLDRDIETLKSQSNIVSIRTVLNRVGIDCPDLDSLCIKDQALTSENVEKIIGWALSHHFMHFSEASVKDSRLSIANESISYGLNILQGIQNETKCSKKSLKDVVTENEFEKRLLADVIPPTDIGVTFDDIGALENVKDTLKELVMLPLQRPELFCKGQLTKPCKGILLFGPPGTGKTMLAKAVATEAGANFINISMSSITSKWFGEGEKYVKAVFTLASKIAPSVVFVDEVDSMLGRRENPGEHEAMRKMKNEFMVNWDGLRTKDKERVLVLAATNRPFDLDEAVIRRLPRRLMVNLPDAPNREKILKVILSKEEVAPNVDLESIANMTEGYSGSDLKNLCVTAAHCPIREILEKEKKEKALALRENRPLPALHTSSDVRPVSMEDFKYAHEQVCASVSSESANMNELLQWNELYGEGGSRKKKSLSYFM from the exons ATGGTTGAAACCAGGAGAAGCTCTTCTACTTCCAAACGCCCTCTTCCTTCCCCTTCCTCTCCTCTCCCTAAAGGCAAAAGATCCaag GCCGGGGAGGCATCCTCGTCGACTAACGATTCTTCCGGGGAGGTGGGAATAGACGCCGCAAAGGAAAGCGGAAGGGAATCACGAGAGCAGGAGGTTCGGTCAGCTGATCTGACGGATGCTGACAATTTGAAGCTGTCGGACGGGGAGGTGCCTGAAAAATTGCCCGAGGGCCAACTTGAAAGTGAGCCTTTAGTGTCGCCGATGACTTTAG GTGATTCAGTGATTGATTTGGAGAAAACGAAATCTATTGGCAAGGTGCTAAATCGGGGCAAGAAGCGGCAAATGAAATCTAAGGCGGCGGCTGCCTGGGGAAAGCTTCTCTCCCAATTCTCTCAG AATCGTCATGTTGTTATCAGTAATTCTACTTTCACTGTTGGGCAAGATCGCCAATCTGACTTGTGGGTTGGAGATCCATCTGTTAGTAAATCTCTATGTCGCTTGAGGCACATATCGACGGAG agaGGATGTCCGGTCACTTTACTTGAGATTACTGGGAAAAAAGGTTCTGTCCAGGTTAATGGCAAGATATACCCGAAGAATTCTACTGTGCCTCTAAGTGGAGGTGATGAGGTTGTGTTTAGCTCATCTGGTAAACATGCATAC ATTTTCCAACAACTCACCCCTGATAATGTGTCTGGTACGGCGCTTCCACCTTCTGTTAACATATTAGAATCCCATAATGGACCAATCAAAGGGTTGCATTTTGAGGCCAGGTCAGGAGATTCATCTGCTGTTGCGGTTGCATCGACTTTAGCATCTTTATCTAATCTTCGGAAAGAGCTATCTTTACTCCCTCCATCATCTAGGAAAGATGAGGATGTACAAGAAGGTTCGGAAATGCCTACACTTCCTTCTACATGTGAAGTGTCGGATAATCCTATTGTGGATGCTGAAATGAAGGACACTACTGATCATAATGATAGCCCAGTTCTGGGTGAGAAGGCAAATGTACCATTGTCTCGTGCTGCGAATGAAAACATGAATCTTGACAGCGTCGAAATTGATCCTGTTGATCCAGAAATTGGGAAGGAAGCTGCTGCGTCACATGATATAAGGTTCCTGAGAATGTTTCCCAGATCAGGTGCTGCTGAGTTTGACTTAAGTGGGAGTATTTCTAAAATTCTTGATGAACAAAGGGAAATTGGAGAACTACTTAAGGATTTAGATCCTCCAATTCTGACATCAACCAGGCGGGAAGCATTTAAAGATGTATTACAGCAAGGAGTAATTGATCCAAACTGTATTGAAgtctcatttgaaaattttccatatTACTTGAG TGAGACCACAAAGAATGTTCTCATTGCTTCTACTTACATACCCTTGAAGTGCAACAAATTTGCAAAATTCACCTCCGATCTCCCAACCGTGTGCCCCAGAATTTTATTGTCAGGTCCAGCAG GGTCGGACATATACCAGGAGATGTTAACAAAGGCACTAGCGAAACATTTTAATGCCAAATTGCTCATTGTCGATTCCCTTCTGTTGCCTGGT GGATCAACAGTGAAGGAAGTGGATTCTGTAAAAGAAGGTTCCAGGCCTGAAAGAGCAAGTGTTTTTGCTAAAAGGGCTGCTCATACGGCTGCTTTACATCTTAAGAAACCTGCTTCAAGTGTTGAGGCTGAAATAACGGGGGGCTCTACATTAAGCTCTCAGGCTCAGCCTAAGCAGGAGTCATCTACTGCATCATCAAAAACCTATACCTTTAAGAAAG GTGATAGAGTAAAGTATATGGGTCCTTTGTCATCTGGCTTTTCTCCTATGCAAACTCCGTCAAG GGGACCATCATATGGATACCGAGGCAAAGTAGTTCTTGCTTTTGAGGAAAATGGTGCCTCTAAAATTGGGGTGAGATTTGATAGATCAATTCCCGAAGGCAATGATCTTGGGGGCCTCTGTGAAGATGATCATGGTTTCTTCTGTGCTG CTGACCTGCTTCGTCTTGATACCTCAACTGATGATTTTGACAGGCTTGCTATTCATGAACTTTTTGAG gttgcttcaaaagaaagtaaaaacaGCCCATTAATTCTCTTTGTGAAAGAAACAGAGAAATCCATGATGGGGAATCCTGAAGCATATGCAAGCTTTAAAGTTAAGCTTGAGAAATTACCAAAGAATGTTGTTGTTATAGCTTCCCATACCCAGACGGACAATAGAAAGGAGAAA TCCCATCCTGGTGGACTTCTGTTTACGAAGTTTGGAAGCAATCAAACAGCATTGCTTGACCTAGCCTTTCCA GATAACTTTGGTAGATTGCATGACAGAGGCAAAGAAACCCCCAAGACAATGAAGCAGCTTTCCCGTCTTTTCCCAAACAAAGTCACGATACAGATCCCTCAG GACGAATCTATGCTATCTGATTGGAAACAACAGCTGGACCGTGATATTGAAACTTTGAAGTCACAGTCAAATATTGTTAGCATTCGAACA GTGCTAAATCGAGTTGGGATAGATTGCCCTGACCTTGATAGCCTATGCATTAAAGATCAAGCACTGACAAGTGAAA ATGTGGAAAAAATAATTGGGTGGGCTTTAAGTCATCACTTTATGCATTTCTCTGAAGCTTCCGTGAAAGACAGCAGACTCTCTATAGCCAACGAAAG TATTAGCTACGGGCTCAATATCCTGCAGGGCATTCAAAATGAAACCAAATGTTCAAAGAAATCTCTCAAA GATGTGGTTACCGAGAATGAATTTGAGAAGAGACTTCTTGCTGATGTTATTCCACCCACTGACATTGGAGTTACTTTTGATGACATTGGAGCATTGGAAAATGTGAAGGATACTCTGAAAGAATTGGTTATGCTTCCTTTACAAAGGCCTGAGTTATTTTGTAAAGGACAGCTCACAAAG CCTTGCAAAGGAATATTGCTCTTTGGACCTCCTGGCACAGGTAAAACAATGCTTGCGAAAGCTGTTGCCACTGAAGCTGGGGCTAACTTTATTAACATATCAATGTCAAGCATCACTTCCAAG TGGTTTGGTGAAGGAGAGAAGTATGTGAAAGCAGTTTTTACACTGGCTAGTAAAATTGCTCCTAGTGTTGTTTTTGTTGACGAG GTTGACAGCATGTTAGGACGGCGGGAAAACCCTGGTGAACATGAAGCAATGCGGAAAATGAAGAATGAGTTTATGGTGAATTGGGATGGTCTGCGGACGAAAGACAAGGAGCGGGTATTGGTACTTGCTGCAACAAATAGGCCTTTTGACCTTGATGAGGCTGTTATTAGGAGGCTTCCTCGAAG GTTGATGGTAAACTTACCAGATGCACCAAATAGGgagaaaattttgaaagttaTATTGAGTAAAGAAGAAGTGGCTCCTAATGTTGATCTGGAATCGATTGCTAATATGACTGAGGGGTACTCAGGAAGTGATTTAAAG AATCTGTGTGTAACAGCTGCTCATTGTCCTATAagagaaattctggaaaaagaaaagaag GAGAAAGCCTTGGCTTTGAGAGAAAATAGACCTTTACCAGCATTGCATACCAGCTCAGATGTTCGTCCTGTGAGCATGGAGGATTTCAAGTATGCTCATGAACAG GTTTGTGCCAGTGTGTCGTCAGAGTCTGCAAATATGAACGAGCTTCTCCAATGGAATGAATTGTATGGAGAAGGTGGTTCAAGGAAGAAGAAATCACTTAGCTACTTCATGTAG
- the LOC113734804 gene encoding uncharacterized protein isoform X5, translating to MVETRRSSSTSKRPLPSPSSPLPKGKRSKAGEASSSTNDSSGEVGIDAAKESGRESREQEVRSADLTDADNLKLSDGEVPEKLPEGQLESEPLVSPMTLGDSVIDLEKTKSIGKVLNRGKKRQMKSKAAAAWGKLLSQFSQRGCPVTLLEITGKKGSVQVNGKIYPKNSTVPLSGGDEVVFSSSGKHAYIFQQLTPDNVSGTALPPSVNILESHNGPIKGLHFEARSGDSSAVAVASTLASLSNLRKELSLLPPSSRKDEDVQEGSEMPTLPSTCEVSDNPIVDAEMKDTTDHNDSPVLGEKANVPLSRAANENMNLDSVEIDPVDPEIGKEAAASHDIRFLRMFPRSGAAEFDLSGSISKILDEQREIGELLKDLDPPILTSTRREAFKDVLQQGVIDPNCIEVSFENFPYYLSETTKNVLIASTYIPLKCNKFAKFTSDLPTVCPRILLSGPAGSDIYQEMLTKALAKHFNAKLLIVDSLLLPGGSTVKEVDSVKEGSRPERASVFAKRAAHTAALHLKKPASSVEAEITGGSTLSSQAQPKQESSTASSKTYTFKKGDRVKYMGPLSSGFSPMQTPSRGPSYGYRGKVVLAFEENGASKIGVRFDRSIPEGNDLGGLCEDDHGFFCAADLLRLDTSTDDFDRLAIHELFEVASKESKNSPLILFVKETEKSMMGNPEAYASFKVKLEKLPKNVVVIASHTQTDNRKEKSHPGGLLFTKFGSNQTALLDLAFPDNFGRLHDRGKETPKTMKQLSRLFPNKVTIQIPQDESMLSDWKQQLDRDIETLKSQSNIVSIRTVLNRVGIDCPDLDSLCIKDQALTSENVEKIIGWALSHHFMHFSEASVKDSRLSIANESISYGLNILQGIQNETKCSKKSLKVKADVVTENEFEKRLLADVIPPTDIGVTFDDIGALENVKDTLKELVMLPLQRPELFCKGQLTKPCKGILLFGPPGTGKTMLAKAVATEAGANFINISMSSITSKWFGEGEKYVKAVFTLASKIAPSVVFVDEVDSMLGRRENPGEHEAMRKMKNEFMVNWDGLRTKDKERVLVLAATNRPFDLDEAVIRRLPRRLMVNLPDAPNREKILKVILSKEEVAPNVDLESIANMTEGYSGSDLKNLCVTAAHCPIREILEKEKKEKALALRENRPLPALHTSSDVRPVSMEDFKYAHEQVCASVSSESANMNELLQWNELYGEGGSRKKKSLSYFM from the exons ATGGTTGAAACCAGGAGAAGCTCTTCTACTTCCAAACGCCCTCTTCCTTCCCCTTCCTCTCCTCTCCCTAAAGGCAAAAGATCCaag GCCGGGGAGGCATCCTCGTCGACTAACGATTCTTCCGGGGAGGTGGGAATAGACGCCGCAAAGGAAAGCGGAAGGGAATCACGAGAGCAGGAGGTTCGGTCAGCTGATCTGACGGATGCTGACAATTTGAAGCTGTCGGACGGGGAGGTGCCTGAAAAATTGCCCGAGGGCCAACTTGAAAGTGAGCCTTTAGTGTCGCCGATGACTTTAG GTGATTCAGTGATTGATTTGGAGAAAACGAAATCTATTGGCAAGGTGCTAAATCGGGGCAAGAAGCGGCAAATGAAATCTAAGGCGGCGGCTGCCTGGGGAAAGCTTCTCTCCCAATTCTCTCAG agaGGATGTCCGGTCACTTTACTTGAGATTACTGGGAAAAAAGGTTCTGTCCAGGTTAATGGCAAGATATACCCGAAGAATTCTACTGTGCCTCTAAGTGGAGGTGATGAGGTTGTGTTTAGCTCATCTGGTAAACATGCATAC ATTTTCCAACAACTCACCCCTGATAATGTGTCTGGTACGGCGCTTCCACCTTCTGTTAACATATTAGAATCCCATAATGGACCAATCAAAGGGTTGCATTTTGAGGCCAGGTCAGGAGATTCATCTGCTGTTGCGGTTGCATCGACTTTAGCATCTTTATCTAATCTTCGGAAAGAGCTATCTTTACTCCCTCCATCATCTAGGAAAGATGAGGATGTACAAGAAGGTTCGGAAATGCCTACACTTCCTTCTACATGTGAAGTGTCGGATAATCCTATTGTGGATGCTGAAATGAAGGACACTACTGATCATAATGATAGCCCAGTTCTGGGTGAGAAGGCAAATGTACCATTGTCTCGTGCTGCGAATGAAAACATGAATCTTGACAGCGTCGAAATTGATCCTGTTGATCCAGAAATTGGGAAGGAAGCTGCTGCGTCACATGATATAAGGTTCCTGAGAATGTTTCCCAGATCAGGTGCTGCTGAGTTTGACTTAAGTGGGAGTATTTCTAAAATTCTTGATGAACAAAGGGAAATTGGAGAACTACTTAAGGATTTAGATCCTCCAATTCTGACATCAACCAGGCGGGAAGCATTTAAAGATGTATTACAGCAAGGAGTAATTGATCCAAACTGTATTGAAgtctcatttgaaaattttccatatTACTTGAG TGAGACCACAAAGAATGTTCTCATTGCTTCTACTTACATACCCTTGAAGTGCAACAAATTTGCAAAATTCACCTCCGATCTCCCAACCGTGTGCCCCAGAATTTTATTGTCAGGTCCAGCAG GGTCGGACATATACCAGGAGATGTTAACAAAGGCACTAGCGAAACATTTTAATGCCAAATTGCTCATTGTCGATTCCCTTCTGTTGCCTGGT GGATCAACAGTGAAGGAAGTGGATTCTGTAAAAGAAGGTTCCAGGCCTGAAAGAGCAAGTGTTTTTGCTAAAAGGGCTGCTCATACGGCTGCTTTACATCTTAAGAAACCTGCTTCAAGTGTTGAGGCTGAAATAACGGGGGGCTCTACATTAAGCTCTCAGGCTCAGCCTAAGCAGGAGTCATCTACTGCATCATCAAAAACCTATACCTTTAAGAAAG GTGATAGAGTAAAGTATATGGGTCCTTTGTCATCTGGCTTTTCTCCTATGCAAACTCCGTCAAG GGGACCATCATATGGATACCGAGGCAAAGTAGTTCTTGCTTTTGAGGAAAATGGTGCCTCTAAAATTGGGGTGAGATTTGATAGATCAATTCCCGAAGGCAATGATCTTGGGGGCCTCTGTGAAGATGATCATGGTTTCTTCTGTGCTG CTGACCTGCTTCGTCTTGATACCTCAACTGATGATTTTGACAGGCTTGCTATTCATGAACTTTTTGAG gttgcttcaaaagaaagtaaaaacaGCCCATTAATTCTCTTTGTGAAAGAAACAGAGAAATCCATGATGGGGAATCCTGAAGCATATGCAAGCTTTAAAGTTAAGCTTGAGAAATTACCAAAGAATGTTGTTGTTATAGCTTCCCATACCCAGACGGACAATAGAAAGGAGAAA TCCCATCCTGGTGGACTTCTGTTTACGAAGTTTGGAAGCAATCAAACAGCATTGCTTGACCTAGCCTTTCCA GATAACTTTGGTAGATTGCATGACAGAGGCAAAGAAACCCCCAAGACAATGAAGCAGCTTTCCCGTCTTTTCCCAAACAAAGTCACGATACAGATCCCTCAG GACGAATCTATGCTATCTGATTGGAAACAACAGCTGGACCGTGATATTGAAACTTTGAAGTCACAGTCAAATATTGTTAGCATTCGAACA GTGCTAAATCGAGTTGGGATAGATTGCCCTGACCTTGATAGCCTATGCATTAAAGATCAAGCACTGACAAGTGAAA ATGTGGAAAAAATAATTGGGTGGGCTTTAAGTCATCACTTTATGCATTTCTCTGAAGCTTCCGTGAAAGACAGCAGACTCTCTATAGCCAACGAAAG TATTAGCTACGGGCTCAATATCCTGCAGGGCATTCAAAATGAAACCAAATGTTCAAAGAAATCTCTCAAAGTAAAAGCG GATGTGGTTACCGAGAATGAATTTGAGAAGAGACTTCTTGCTGATGTTATTCCACCCACTGACATTGGAGTTACTTTTGATGACATTGGAGCATTGGAAAATGTGAAGGATACTCTGAAAGAATTGGTTATGCTTCCTTTACAAAGGCCTGAGTTATTTTGTAAAGGACAGCTCACAAAG CCTTGCAAAGGAATATTGCTCTTTGGACCTCCTGGCACAGGTAAAACAATGCTTGCGAAAGCTGTTGCCACTGAAGCTGGGGCTAACTTTATTAACATATCAATGTCAAGCATCACTTCCAAG TGGTTTGGTGAAGGAGAGAAGTATGTGAAAGCAGTTTTTACACTGGCTAGTAAAATTGCTCCTAGTGTTGTTTTTGTTGACGAG GTTGACAGCATGTTAGGACGGCGGGAAAACCCTGGTGAACATGAAGCAATGCGGAAAATGAAGAATGAGTTTATGGTGAATTGGGATGGTCTGCGGACGAAAGACAAGGAGCGGGTATTGGTACTTGCTGCAACAAATAGGCCTTTTGACCTTGATGAGGCTGTTATTAGGAGGCTTCCTCGAAG GTTGATGGTAAACTTACCAGATGCACCAAATAGGgagaaaattttgaaagttaTATTGAGTAAAGAAGAAGTGGCTCCTAATGTTGATCTGGAATCGATTGCTAATATGACTGAGGGGTACTCAGGAAGTGATTTAAAG AATCTGTGTGTAACAGCTGCTCATTGTCCTATAagagaaattctggaaaaagaaaagaag GAGAAAGCCTTGGCTTTGAGAGAAAATAGACCTTTACCAGCATTGCATACCAGCTCAGATGTTCGTCCTGTGAGCATGGAGGATTTCAAGTATGCTCATGAACAG GTTTGTGCCAGTGTGTCGTCAGAGTCTGCAAATATGAACGAGCTTCTCCAATGGAATGAATTGTATGGAGAAGGTGGTTCAAGGAAGAAGAAATCACTTAGCTACTTCATGTAG
- the LOC113734804 gene encoding uncharacterized protein isoform X6, protein MVETRRSSSTSKRPLPSPSSPLPKGKRSKAGEASSSTNDSSGEVGIDAAKESGRESREQEVRSADLTDADNLKLSDGEVPEKLPEGQLESDSVIDLEKTKSIGKVLNRGKKRQMKSKAAAAWGKLLSQFSQRGCPVTLLEITGKKGSVQVNGKIYPKNSTVPLSGGDEVVFSSSGKHAYIFQQLTPDNVSGTALPPSVNILESHNGPIKGLHFEARSGDSSAVAVASTLASLSNLRKELSLLPPSSRKDEDVQEGSEMPTLPSTCEVSDNPIVDAEMKDTTDHNDSPVLGEKANVPLSRAANENMNLDSVEIDPVDPEIGKEAAASHDIRFLRMFPRSGAAEFDLSGSISKILDEQREIGELLKDLDPPILTSTRREAFKDVLQQGVIDPNCIEVSFENFPYYLSETTKNVLIASTYIPLKCNKFAKFTSDLPTVCPRILLSGPAGSDIYQEMLTKALAKHFNAKLLIVDSLLLPGGSTVKEVDSVKEGSRPERASVFAKRAAHTAALHLKKPASSVEAEITGGSTLSSQAQPKQESSTASSKTYTFKKGDRVKYMGPLSSGFSPMQTPSRGPSYGYRGKVVLAFEENGASKIGVRFDRSIPEGNDLGGLCEDDHGFFCAADLLRLDTSTDDFDRLAIHELFEVASKESKNSPLILFVKETEKSMMGNPEAYASFKVKLEKLPKNVVVIASHTQTDNRKEKSHPGGLLFTKFGSNQTALLDLAFPDNFGRLHDRGKETPKTMKQLSRLFPNKVTIQIPQDESMLSDWKQQLDRDIETLKSQSNIVSIRTVLNRVGIDCPDLDSLCIKDQALTSENVEKIIGWALSHHFMHFSEASVKDSRLSIANESISYGLNILQGIQNETKCSKKSLKVKADVVTENEFEKRLLADVIPPTDIGVTFDDIGALENVKDTLKELVMLPLQRPELFCKGQLTKPCKGILLFGPPGTGKTMLAKAVATEAGANFINISMSSITSKWFGEGEKYVKAVFTLASKIAPSVVFVDEVDSMLGRRENPGEHEAMRKMKNEFMVNWDGLRTKDKERVLVLAATNRPFDLDEAVIRRLPRRLMVNLPDAPNREKILKVILSKEEVAPNVDLESIANMTEGYSGSDLKNLCVTAAHCPIREILEKEKKEKALALRENRPLPALHTSSDVRPVSMEDFKYAHEQVCASVSSESANMNELLQWNELYGEGGSRKKKSLSYFM, encoded by the exons ATGGTTGAAACCAGGAGAAGCTCTTCTACTTCCAAACGCCCTCTTCCTTCCCCTTCCTCTCCTCTCCCTAAAGGCAAAAGATCCaag GCCGGGGAGGCATCCTCGTCGACTAACGATTCTTCCGGGGAGGTGGGAATAGACGCCGCAAAGGAAAGCGGAAGGGAATCACGAGAGCAGGAGGTTCGGTCAGCTGATCTGACGGATGCTGACAATTTGAAGCTGTCGGACGGGGAGGTGCCTGAAAAATTGCCCGAGGGCCAACTTGAAA GTGATTCAGTGATTGATTTGGAGAAAACGAAATCTATTGGCAAGGTGCTAAATCGGGGCAAGAAGCGGCAAATGAAATCTAAGGCGGCGGCTGCCTGGGGAAAGCTTCTCTCCCAATTCTCTCAG agaGGATGTCCGGTCACTTTACTTGAGATTACTGGGAAAAAAGGTTCTGTCCAGGTTAATGGCAAGATATACCCGAAGAATTCTACTGTGCCTCTAAGTGGAGGTGATGAGGTTGTGTTTAGCTCATCTGGTAAACATGCATAC ATTTTCCAACAACTCACCCCTGATAATGTGTCTGGTACGGCGCTTCCACCTTCTGTTAACATATTAGAATCCCATAATGGACCAATCAAAGGGTTGCATTTTGAGGCCAGGTCAGGAGATTCATCTGCTGTTGCGGTTGCATCGACTTTAGCATCTTTATCTAATCTTCGGAAAGAGCTATCTTTACTCCCTCCATCATCTAGGAAAGATGAGGATGTACAAGAAGGTTCGGAAATGCCTACACTTCCTTCTACATGTGAAGTGTCGGATAATCCTATTGTGGATGCTGAAATGAAGGACACTACTGATCATAATGATAGCCCAGTTCTGGGTGAGAAGGCAAATGTACCATTGTCTCGTGCTGCGAATGAAAACATGAATCTTGACAGCGTCGAAATTGATCCTGTTGATCCAGAAATTGGGAAGGAAGCTGCTGCGTCACATGATATAAGGTTCCTGAGAATGTTTCCCAGATCAGGTGCTGCTGAGTTTGACTTAAGTGGGAGTATTTCTAAAATTCTTGATGAACAAAGGGAAATTGGAGAACTACTTAAGGATTTAGATCCTCCAATTCTGACATCAACCAGGCGGGAAGCATTTAAAGATGTATTACAGCAAGGAGTAATTGATCCAAACTGTATTGAAgtctcatttgaaaattttccatatTACTTGAG TGAGACCACAAAGAATGTTCTCATTGCTTCTACTTACATACCCTTGAAGTGCAACAAATTTGCAAAATTCACCTCCGATCTCCCAACCGTGTGCCCCAGAATTTTATTGTCAGGTCCAGCAG GGTCGGACATATACCAGGAGATGTTAACAAAGGCACTAGCGAAACATTTTAATGCCAAATTGCTCATTGTCGATTCCCTTCTGTTGCCTGGT GGATCAACAGTGAAGGAAGTGGATTCTGTAAAAGAAGGTTCCAGGCCTGAAAGAGCAAGTGTTTTTGCTAAAAGGGCTGCTCATACGGCTGCTTTACATCTTAAGAAACCTGCTTCAAGTGTTGAGGCTGAAATAACGGGGGGCTCTACATTAAGCTCTCAGGCTCAGCCTAAGCAGGAGTCATCTACTGCATCATCAAAAACCTATACCTTTAAGAAAG GTGATAGAGTAAAGTATATGGGTCCTTTGTCATCTGGCTTTTCTCCTATGCAAACTCCGTCAAG GGGACCATCATATGGATACCGAGGCAAAGTAGTTCTTGCTTTTGAGGAAAATGGTGCCTCTAAAATTGGGGTGAGATTTGATAGATCAATTCCCGAAGGCAATGATCTTGGGGGCCTCTGTGAAGATGATCATGGTTTCTTCTGTGCTG CTGACCTGCTTCGTCTTGATACCTCAACTGATGATTTTGACAGGCTTGCTATTCATGAACTTTTTGAG gttgcttcaaaagaaagtaaaaacaGCCCATTAATTCTCTTTGTGAAAGAAACAGAGAAATCCATGATGGGGAATCCTGAAGCATATGCAAGCTTTAAAGTTAAGCTTGAGAAATTACCAAAGAATGTTGTTGTTATAGCTTCCCATACCCAGACGGACAATAGAAAGGAGAAA TCCCATCCTGGTGGACTTCTGTTTACGAAGTTTGGAAGCAATCAAACAGCATTGCTTGACCTAGCCTTTCCA GATAACTTTGGTAGATTGCATGACAGAGGCAAAGAAACCCCCAAGACAATGAAGCAGCTTTCCCGTCTTTTCCCAAACAAAGTCACGATACAGATCCCTCAG GACGAATCTATGCTATCTGATTGGAAACAACAGCTGGACCGTGATATTGAAACTTTGAAGTCACAGTCAAATATTGTTAGCATTCGAACA GTGCTAAATCGAGTTGGGATAGATTGCCCTGACCTTGATAGCCTATGCATTAAAGATCAAGCACTGACAAGTGAAA ATGTGGAAAAAATAATTGGGTGGGCTTTAAGTCATCACTTTATGCATTTCTCTGAAGCTTCCGTGAAAGACAGCAGACTCTCTATAGCCAACGAAAG TATTAGCTACGGGCTCAATATCCTGCAGGGCATTCAAAATGAAACCAAATGTTCAAAGAAATCTCTCAAAGTAAAAGCG GATGTGGTTACCGAGAATGAATTTGAGAAGAGACTTCTTGCTGATGTTATTCCACCCACTGACATTGGAGTTACTTTTGATGACATTGGAGCATTGGAAAATGTGAAGGATACTCTGAAAGAATTGGTTATGCTTCCTTTACAAAGGCCTGAGTTATTTTGTAAAGGACAGCTCACAAAG CCTTGCAAAGGAATATTGCTCTTTGGACCTCCTGGCACAGGTAAAACAATGCTTGCGAAAGCTGTTGCCACTGAAGCTGGGGCTAACTTTATTAACATATCAATGTCAAGCATCACTTCCAAG TGGTTTGGTGAAGGAGAGAAGTATGTGAAAGCAGTTTTTACACTGGCTAGTAAAATTGCTCCTAGTGTTGTTTTTGTTGACGAG GTTGACAGCATGTTAGGACGGCGGGAAAACCCTGGTGAACATGAAGCAATGCGGAAAATGAAGAATGAGTTTATGGTGAATTGGGATGGTCTGCGGACGAAAGACAAGGAGCGGGTATTGGTACTTGCTGCAACAAATAGGCCTTTTGACCTTGATGAGGCTGTTATTAGGAGGCTTCCTCGAAG GTTGATGGTAAACTTACCAGATGCACCAAATAGGgagaaaattttgaaagttaTATTGAGTAAAGAAGAAGTGGCTCCTAATGTTGATCTGGAATCGATTGCTAATATGACTGAGGGGTACTCAGGAAGTGATTTAAAG AATCTGTGTGTAACAGCTGCTCATTGTCCTATAagagaaattctggaaaaagaaaagaag GAGAAAGCCTTGGCTTTGAGAGAAAATAGACCTTTACCAGCATTGCATACCAGCTCAGATGTTCGTCCTGTGAGCATGGAGGATTTCAAGTATGCTCATGAACAG GTTTGTGCCAGTGTGTCGTCAGAGTCTGCAAATATGAACGAGCTTCTCCAATGGAATGAATTGTATGGAGAAGGTGGTTCAAGGAAGAAGAAATCACTTAGCTACTTCATGTAG